A DNA window from Moorella thermoacetica contains the following coding sequences:
- a CDS encoding cell wall hydrolase, protein MLKERLRYAARVAKTRLGELSGHIKERVAPRAVSVLSWLRSAWQATRGEMERAWQNLKPLRLPAGWQIRVLLAVVIVSILIPGVNFYLHRPVPPPAAKPMTAGFRADDINLLARLVAAEAQDEPYPGQVAVVAVVLNRLRDPAFPKSVPGIIFEPWAFESVANGRYWQVAVLARDYAATNDALNGWDPSQGALYFFNPAKATSAWIWTRPQIMQIGNHIFTR, encoded by the coding sequence GTGCTAAAAGAACGGTTACGTTATGCTGCCCGGGTAGCGAAAACCCGCCTCGGGGAATTATCCGGCCATATTAAAGAACGGGTTGCCCCTCGGGCAGTGTCTGTCCTGTCCTGGCTCCGTTCAGCCTGGCAGGCCACCAGGGGCGAAATGGAGCGCGCCTGGCAGAACCTCAAGCCGCTGCGCCTGCCGGCAGGATGGCAGATCCGGGTCCTCCTGGCTGTAGTTATTGTTAGCATTCTCATTCCCGGGGTGAACTTTTACCTTCACCGCCCGGTCCCACCGCCGGCGGCTAAACCTATGACCGCCGGATTCCGGGCTGACGATATCAACCTCCTCGCCCGCCTGGTGGCTGCCGAGGCCCAGGATGAACCCTATCCCGGCCAGGTAGCCGTAGTAGCCGTAGTTCTGAACCGCCTGCGCGACCCGGCCTTTCCCAAATCCGTCCCGGGAATTATCTTTGAGCCCTGGGCCTTTGAGAGCGTTGCCAACGGTCGTTACTGGCAGGTGGCGGTACTGGCCCGGGATTACGCCGCTACCAACGACGCTTTAAACGGCTGGGACCCCAGCCAGGGTGCCCTGTATTTCTTTAACCCGGCCAAGGCCACCAGCGCCTGGATCTGGACCCGGCCCCAGATAATGCAAATAGGCAACCATATTTTTACCCGTTGA